The Salmo trutta chromosome 6, fSalTru1.1, whole genome shotgun sequence genome has a window encoding:
- the LOC115196237 gene encoding WW domain-binding protein 4-like, which produces MSEYWKSQPKKFCQYCKCWIADNKPSVEFHERGKNHKENVAAKIAEMQKKSIDKAKKEDRQSKEFATMEAAALKAYEEDMKRLGIKPSGSPSQTKAQTPSPVPSQSPSPSPSRKQEKKRKPGKERMPRNESENWVEGKTGEGLTYYYNSMTGESQWDKPYGLQGKSTPSPQPGQTEISLGSAWIEAVSPDGFTYYYNTETGESSWERPADLPASGESGPGPSGETVGPPGVDDPSALQPEPLSGEDSSNSTNGAGEGEESKQVTKIQFRNTPPSDKEGEDKDGEDDGGKGDEEAKDTPTAVPEEKEERPAVKKPRKTNPYGAWEQIQEEEEPYEKVDLQLPQVEGSASAPAELPPEPKPKFRERIITSLGDEGGPASGAGATFRKRKAENGKSSRSLRQRGDDD; this is translated from the exons AT GTCGGAATATTGGAAGTCCCAGCCGAAGAAATTCTGCCAGTACTGCAAGTGCTGGATAGCCGACAATAAACCT AGTGTTGAGTTTCATGAACGAGGGAAGAATCACAAAGAAAATGTTGCTGCCAAAATTGCTGAG ATGCAAAAGAAGAGCATTGACAAGGCGAAGAAGGAGGATCGTCAGTCTAAAGAGTTTGCAACGATGGAGGCGGCTGCACTGAAAGCTTATGAGGAGGATATGAAAAGGTTGGGGATAAAACCATCAG GTTCCCCATCTCAAACCAAAGCCCAAACTCCAAGCCCAGTTCCATCTcaatctccatctccatctccatctcgaAAACAAGAAAAGAAGCGAAAGCCTGGAAAGGAGAGGATGCCCAGAAACGAATCGGAGAACTGGGTGGAGGGAAAGACAGGCGAAGGACTCACATACTACTACAACTCTATGACAGGAG AATCTCAGTGGGACAAACCATATGGGTTGCAGGGAAAGAGCACACCATCTCCACAGCCTGGTCAAACTGAG ATCTCCTTAGGTAGTGCCTGGATAGAGGCCGTCAGTCCTGATGGATTTACCTACTACTACAACACAGAGACTGGAG AGTCCAGCTGGGAAAGACCTGCAGATCTCCCTGCCAGTGGCGAGTCTGGGCCCGGGCCCAGTGGAGAGACAGTGGGCCCCCCAGGGGTAGATGACCCATCTGCCCTGCAGCCAGAACCCCTCTCTGGGGAGGACAGCTCCAACAGTACCAACGGAGCCGGGGAAGGAGAGGAATCCAAACAAGTCACCAAGATTCAGTTCAGG AATACACCGCCTTCAGACAAGGAGGGAGAGGATAAAGATGGTGAGGATGATGGGGGGAAGGGAGACGAAGAGGCCAAAGACACACCGACAGCTGTGcctgaggagaaagaggagaggcctGCTGTTAAGAAGCCCAGGAAGACCAACCCTTACGGAGCCTGGGAGCAGATACAGGAAGAAGAAGAGCCTTA TGAGAAAGTGGACCTGCAGCTACCACAGGTGGAAGGTTCAGCTAGCGCCCCCGCGGAGCTGCCACCTGAGCCCAAACCCAAGTTTAGGGAGCGTATCATCACCTCTCTGGGCGACGAGGGTGGCCCCGCGTCGGGAGCCGGGGCCACGTTCAGGAAGAGGAAAGCAGAGAACGGGAAATCCTCCAGGAGCCTGAGGCAACGGGGGGATGATGACTAA